A single region of the Nocardioides aquaticus genome encodes:
- a CDS encoding AAA family ATPase — MRLHELEVAAFGPFTDAVTVDLDALAEGGLFLLSGPTGAGKTSVLDAVCFALYGEVPGDRAAARRLRSDQAAEGAEPRVRLVATLAGRRFELTRTPAWQRPKKRGTGTTPQQASVRVRERVDGSWTTLTTRLDEAGHLVTTLLGMNLAQFTQVAMLPQGRFQAFLRADSDERQKLLQRLFGTARFERAEAWLRERRSDARREHDRAHLDLSGTLGRVAEVADTDLPPWDLDDLAGPARTGEVTGWAHGLAQAADDDRARLDAGLDEVAAREHEARTALEAARVEAERLARRAAAAAELDVLHARTVEHDEDVRRLEAARRAAPVAPLRTRLTAALGQQQRAEVDRTAAWAEAEDLLGPAPVVVAQPEDEADEPTLFDLPDTQEAENEPRWSRSERSERLETSTAQDDADLAWMRDQADAALADATAVDAARPLEARAREVAGALVSVREEVSRRTAQVTDLVDACAGAPAELAALRSQAAGAQQAAVRAEAERRTVRELEARSAAARDADRVLALLGPARQRHADARDEVLAAREVLLELRECRIAGMAAELATGLAVGASCPVCGSAEHPTKASPAPGSPDATAERRAQHDVDQANAVAHLRDEEARDLESRLAAARARAGDDETDDLLARTEQARAACAALEAEAAGLERHHRDLDRVEQEQDARQLALTEARAALVRAEERRTSLEEQSTALDAELATVRGTHPDLDTAERHHLDRVGTARRAVRAAEALAAARSHVIAAAADLAAAAAEAGFGSPDDARDATLPGADVESLDARVRRHRERLSAVTAVLRDTDPARTAPDSTDSADSTGPAGPPDLPALEAAHRAALDRLGDHRGRQRQVAHRAARLGELDTEVAAAVARWTPLRDELDLVSRLSTFAEGRSADNRWQIRFSAYVLAYRLSQVVAAANVRLARMSDQRYALEHTADRGRDRRGGLGLLVRDDWSGLSRNPSTLSGGETFVVSLALALGLSDVITAEAGGVELDTLFVDEGFGSLDADTLDDVMDTLDALRDGGRVVGVVSHVAEMRDRIPVQLRVTKARTGSRLAIHR; from the coding sequence GTGAGGCTGCACGAGCTGGAGGTCGCGGCCTTCGGCCCGTTCACCGACGCCGTCACCGTCGACCTCGACGCGCTGGCCGAGGGCGGGCTGTTCCTGCTGTCCGGGCCGACCGGTGCGGGCAAGACCAGCGTCCTGGACGCGGTCTGCTTCGCGCTGTACGGCGAGGTCCCCGGGGACCGTGCAGCCGCCCGCCGGCTGCGCTCCGACCAGGCCGCCGAGGGAGCCGAGCCGCGCGTACGCCTGGTCGCCACGCTGGCCGGACGCCGCTTCGAGCTGACCCGCACCCCGGCCTGGCAGCGACCGAAGAAGCGCGGCACCGGCACCACGCCACAACAGGCCAGCGTCCGGGTCCGCGAGCGCGTGGACGGGTCCTGGACCACGCTCACCACCCGGCTCGACGAGGCCGGGCACCTGGTCACGACGCTGCTGGGGATGAACCTGGCCCAGTTCACGCAGGTCGCGATGCTGCCGCAGGGCAGGTTCCAGGCGTTCCTGCGCGCCGACTCCGACGAGCGGCAGAAGCTGCTCCAGCGTCTCTTCGGCACCGCCCGCTTCGAGCGGGCCGAGGCGTGGCTGCGCGAGCGCCGCAGCGACGCCCGTCGTGAGCACGACCGCGCCCACCTCGACCTCTCCGGCACCCTCGGCCGCGTCGCCGAGGTCGCCGACACCGACCTGCCGCCGTGGGACCTCGACGACCTGGCCGGGCCCGCCCGCACCGGCGAGGTCACCGGCTGGGCCCACGGTCTCGCGCAGGCGGCCGACGACGACCGCGCGCGGCTGGACGCCGGCCTGGACGAGGTCGCTGCGCGCGAGCACGAGGCCCGCACGGCGCTGGAGGCTGCCCGGGTCGAGGCCGAGCGGCTGGCCCGCCGTGCAGCCGCGGCGGCCGAGCTCGACGTCCTCCACGCACGGACCGTCGAGCACGACGAGGACGTGCGTCGGCTCGAGGCGGCCCGCCGCGCCGCTCCCGTCGCCCCCCTGCGCACGCGTCTGACCGCCGCGCTGGGGCAGCAACAGCGCGCCGAGGTCGACCGGACCGCGGCGTGGGCCGAGGCCGAGGACCTGCTCGGGCCCGCGCCGGTGGTGGTGGCGCAGCCGGAGGACGAGGCCGACGAGCCGACGTTGTTCGACCTCCCGGACACGCAGGAAGCGGAGAACGAGCCCCGGTGGTCGAGGAGCGAGCGCAGCGAGCGTCTCGAGACCTCCACCGCCCAGGACGACGCCGACCTCGCCTGGATGCGCGACCAGGCCGACGCGGCGCTCGCCGACGCCACCGCGGTGGACGCCGCGCGCCCCCTGGAGGCCCGTGCGCGTGAGGTCGCCGGCGCGCTGGTCTCGGTGCGCGAGGAGGTCAGCCGGCGGACCGCCCAGGTCACCGACCTGGTCGACGCCTGCGCCGGTGCCCCGGCCGAGCTGGCGGCGCTGCGCTCCCAGGCCGCCGGCGCCCAGCAGGCCGCGGTCCGCGCGGAGGCCGAGCGTCGTACCGTCCGCGAGCTCGAGGCGCGCAGCGCCGCAGCGCGCGACGCCGACCGGGTGCTGGCCCTGCTCGGCCCCGCCCGGCAGCGTCACGCCGACGCCCGCGACGAGGTCCTCGCGGCACGGGAGGTCCTCCTCGAGCTCCGCGAGTGCCGGATCGCCGGGATGGCCGCCGAGCTCGCGACCGGTCTCGCCGTCGGGGCGAGCTGCCCGGTCTGCGGCTCCGCCGAGCACCCCACCAAGGCCAGCCCCGCCCCCGGGTCGCCCGACGCGACCGCCGAGCGCCGCGCGCAGCACGACGTCGACCAGGCCAACGCCGTGGCGCACCTGCGCGACGAGGAGGCACGCGACCTCGAGAGCCGGCTGGCCGCCGCCCGGGCCCGCGCGGGCGACGACGAGACCGACGACCTCCTCGCCCGGACCGAGCAGGCCCGGGCGGCGTGCGCTGCCCTGGAGGCCGAGGCCGCCGGGCTCGAGCGGCACCACCGCGACCTCGACCGCGTCGAGCAGGAGCAGGACGCCCGCCAGCTCGCGCTGACCGAGGCCCGCGCCGCCCTGGTCCGGGCCGAGGAGCGCCGCACCTCCCTGGAGGAGCAGTCGACCGCCCTCGACGCCGAGCTGGCCACGGTCCGCGGCACGCACCCCGACCTCGACACCGCCGAGCGGCACCACCTCGACCGGGTCGGTACGGCCCGCCGGGCCGTGCGCGCCGCCGAGGCGCTGGCCGCGGCCCGCTCCCACGTCATCGCGGCCGCCGCCGACCTCGCCGCCGCAGCCGCGGAGGCCGGGTTCGGCTCGCCCGACGACGCCCGCGACGCCACCCTCCCCGGCGCCGACGTCGAGTCCCTCGACGCCCGCGTCCGTCGACACCGGGAGCGGCTGAGCGCCGTCACCGCGGTGCTGCGCGACACCGACCCCGCCCGTACGGCCCCCGACTCCACCGACTCCGCCGACTCCACCGGGCCCGCCGGGCCGCCGGACCTCCCGGCGCTCGAGGCGGCCCACCGCGCCGCCCTGGACCGGCTCGGCGACCACCGCGGCCGGCAGCGCCAGGTCGCCCACCGCGCCGCCCGGCTCGGGGAGCTCGACACCGAGGTCGCAGCCGCCGTGGCCCGGTGGACACCGCTGCGCGACGAGCTCGACCTGGTGTCGCGCCTGTCCACCTTCGCCGAGGGACGCAGCGCCGACAATCGCTGGCAGATCCGGTTCTCCGCCTACGTGCTGGCCTACCGGCTCAGCCAGGTCGTCGCCGCAGCCAACGTGCGGCTGGCCCGGATGAGCGACCAGCGCTACGCTCTCGAGCACACCGCCGACCGCGGCCGCGACCGTCGTGGCGGCCTGGGCCTGCTGGTGCGCGACGACTGGTCGGGGCTCTCGCGCAACCCCTCGACGCTCTCGGGCGGCGAGACCTTCGTGGTCTCGCTGGCGCTGGCGCTCGGGCTGTCCGACGTGATCACGGCCGAGGCCGGCGGCGTCGAGCTGGACACGCTCTTCGTCGACGAGGGGTTCGGGTCGCTGGACGCCGACACCCTCGACGACGTGATGGACACCCTCGACGCGCTGCGCGACGGCGGGCGGGTCGTCGGCGTGGTCAGCCACGTCGCGGAGATGCGCGACCGGATCCCGGTCCAGCTGCGCGTGACGAAGGCGCGCACCGGGTCGCGGCTGGCGATCCACCGGTGA
- a CDS encoding methyltransferase domain-containing protein has product MADDEWPPGFFDRQDSGDDAEFYVPPRLVTHLDDAAIAAVGALYDELGVPDGRVLDLMSSWVSHLSVQPGGGLVVLGMNDVELQANPMAEQVVVQDLNVDPRLPFGEDSFDAVTCCVSVDYLTRPVAVLREVRRVLRPGGVVVLTFSNRCFPTKAVRGWLATDDDGRVAIVRAYLEQAGFDGVTTALRSDPRGGGDPLYGAWARTG; this is encoded by the coding sequence ATGGCAGACGACGAGTGGCCCCCCGGCTTCTTCGACCGGCAGGACAGCGGTGACGACGCGGAGTTCTACGTCCCGCCGCGCCTGGTGACCCATCTCGACGACGCCGCGATCGCCGCGGTCGGCGCGCTGTACGACGAGCTCGGGGTGCCGGACGGCAGGGTCCTGGACCTGATGTCGTCCTGGGTGTCCCACCTGTCCGTGCAACCGGGCGGAGGGCTCGTCGTGCTCGGGATGAACGACGTCGAGCTGCAGGCGAACCCGATGGCCGAGCAGGTCGTCGTCCAGGACCTCAACGTCGACCCGCGGCTGCCCTTCGGCGAGGACTCGTTCGACGCGGTGACCTGCTGCGTGTCGGTCGACTACCTCACCCGGCCGGTCGCGGTGCTGCGCGAGGTCCGCCGGGTGCTGCGGCCCGGCGGGGTCGTCGTGCTCACCTTCAGCAACCGGTGCTTCCCGACCAAGGCGGTCCGCGGGTGGCTCGCCACCGACGACGACGGACGGGTCGCGATCGTCCGGGCCTACCTCGAGCAGGCCGGCTTCGACGGGGTGACGACCGCGCT
- the lon gene encoding endopeptidase La, whose translation MSDPVTPADAPVQKLPVLFVPDLVVLPGMVVSIELDDAARATVDAARSGSDGRLLVAPRLDDRYAAYGAVATVERVGRVQGGTEAAILKADQRARIGSGVTGPGAALWVEVEPVPADVGAKDDRRVQDLAEEYKRLVVATLQRREAWQVIDQVQRVTDPGALADLAGYAPYLSAERKRELLETAQVAARLELVVGWTREHLAEMELTDKIGHDVAEGMEKSQREFLLRQQLAAIRKELGEGEPEGADDYRARVEAAQVPDAVRASMLREVDKLERASDQSPETSYLRTWLDTVLDLPWSVRTDDTTDVAAARAVLDADHHGLEEVKDRITEYLAVRARRAERGLQVVGGRGSGAVMLLAGPPGVGKTSLGESVARALGREFVRVSLGGVRDEAEIRGHRRTYVGALPGRIVRAVKEAGSMNPVVLLDEVDKVGADHRGDPAAALLEVLDPAQNHTFRDHYLELDLDLSDVLFLATANVVEQIPQALLDRMELITLDGYTEDDKVAIARDYLLPRQLERTAMTPDEVTVTDEALHELAASHTREAGVRQMERLLARLLRKAATRLATGQASGPVHVDVADLKDLVGRPRFTPEVAERTSVPGVATGLAVTGLGGDVLFIEASAHEVRPGGSPGLTLTGQLGEVMKESAQIALTYVTAHADELGVDPAFFDRAVHLHVPAGAVPKDGPSAGITMVTALTSLATGRPVRSEVGMTGEVTLNGRVLPIGGLKQKLLAAQRAGLTEVFVPLRNEPDLDDVPEEVLAALTVHVVGDVRDVVRGALGEAAEVAVERAA comes from the coding sequence ATGTCCGACCCCGTCACCCCCGCCGACGCTCCCGTCCAGAAGCTGCCGGTCCTCTTCGTCCCCGACCTCGTCGTCCTGCCCGGCATGGTCGTCTCGATCGAGCTCGACGACGCGGCCCGCGCCACGGTCGACGCCGCCCGCTCCGGCAGCGACGGCCGGCTGCTGGTCGCGCCCCGGCTGGACGACCGCTACGCGGCGTACGGCGCCGTGGCCACCGTCGAGCGCGTCGGCCGCGTGCAGGGCGGAACCGAGGCGGCGATCCTCAAGGCCGACCAGCGCGCCCGGATCGGCTCCGGCGTGACCGGCCCCGGCGCAGCGCTGTGGGTCGAGGTCGAACCGGTGCCCGCCGACGTGGGCGCGAAGGACGACCGGCGGGTCCAGGACCTCGCCGAGGAGTACAAGCGCCTCGTCGTCGCCACCCTCCAGCGGCGCGAGGCCTGGCAGGTCATCGACCAGGTCCAGCGGGTCACCGACCCGGGCGCGCTGGCCGACCTCGCCGGCTACGCGCCGTACCTGTCCGCCGAGCGCAAGCGTGAGCTGCTCGAGACCGCGCAGGTCGCCGCCCGCCTCGAGCTGGTGGTCGGCTGGACCCGCGAGCACCTCGCCGAGATGGAGCTGACCGACAAGATCGGCCACGACGTCGCCGAGGGCATGGAGAAGAGCCAGCGCGAGTTCCTGCTGCGCCAGCAGCTCGCCGCGATCCGCAAGGAGCTCGGTGAGGGCGAGCCCGAGGGGGCCGACGACTACCGCGCCCGGGTCGAGGCCGCCCAGGTCCCCGACGCCGTGCGCGCGTCGATGCTGCGCGAGGTCGACAAGCTGGAGCGGGCCAGCGACCAGAGCCCGGAGACGTCCTACCTGCGGACCTGGCTCGACACGGTCCTCGACCTGCCCTGGTCGGTGCGCACCGACGACACCACCGACGTCGCCGCGGCCCGCGCCGTGCTCGACGCCGACCACCACGGCCTCGAGGAGGTCAAGGACCGGATCACCGAGTACCTCGCCGTCCGCGCCCGTCGCGCCGAGCGCGGCCTGCAGGTCGTCGGCGGACGCGGCTCCGGCGCCGTGATGCTGCTCGCGGGACCTCCCGGCGTCGGTAAGACGTCGTTGGGCGAGTCCGTGGCCCGCGCCCTAGGCCGCGAGTTCGTCCGCGTCTCCCTCGGCGGGGTGCGCGACGAGGCCGAGATCCGCGGCCACCGGCGCACCTACGTCGGCGCCCTGCCCGGTCGCATCGTGCGCGCCGTGAAGGAGGCCGGCTCGATGAACCCGGTCGTCCTGCTCGACGAGGTCGACAAGGTCGGCGCGGACCACCGCGGCGACCCCGCGGCCGCGCTGCTCGAGGTGCTCGACCCGGCGCAGAACCACACCTTCCGCGACCACTACCTCGAGCTCGACCTGGACCTCTCCGACGTGCTCTTCCTGGCCACCGCCAACGTGGTCGAGCAGATCCCGCAGGCCCTGCTGGACCGGATGGAGCTGATCACCCTCGACGGCTACACCGAGGACGACAAGGTCGCCATCGCCCGCGACTACCTGCTGCCCCGTCAGCTCGAGCGCACCGCGATGACGCCCGACGAGGTCACGGTCACCGACGAGGCGCTGCACGAGCTCGCCGCCAGCCACACCCGCGAGGCGGGCGTACGCCAGATGGAGCGCCTGCTCGCCCGGCTGCTGCGCAAGGCGGCCACGCGGCTCGCCACGGGCCAGGCGAGTGGACCGGTGCACGTCGACGTCGCCGACCTGAAGGACCTGGTCGGCCGTCCGCGGTTCACGCCCGAGGTGGCGGAGCGGACCTCGGTCCCCGGCGTCGCGACCGGCCTGGCCGTGACCGGGCTCGGGGGCGACGTGCTCTTCATCGAGGCCTCCGCCCACGAGGTACGCCCCGGCGGCTCGCCCGGGCTGACCCTCACCGGCCAGCTGGGCGAGGTGATGAAGGAGTCCGCCCAGATCGCACTGACCTACGTCACGGCGCACGCCGACGAGCTCGGCGTCGACCCGGCGTTCTTCGACCGCGCGGTGCACCTGCACGTGCCGGCCGGCGCGGTGCCCAAGGACGGCCCGTCGGCCGGGATCACGATGGTCACCGCGCTGACGTCGCTGGCCACCGGTCGCCCGGTGCGCTCGGAGGTCGGGATGACCGGCGAGGTGACCCTCAACGGACGGGTGCTGCCGATCGGCGGGCTGAAGCAGAAGCTGCTCGCCGCCCAGCGCGCCGGGCTGACCGAGGTGTTCGTCCCGCTCCGCAACGAGCCCGACCTGGACGACGTGCCCGAGGAGGTCCTCGCCGCGCTGACGGTGCACGTGGTGGGCGACGTGCGGGACGTCGTACGCGGGGCGCTCGGCGAGGCCGCGGAGGTGGCCGTCGAGAGGGCGGCCTGA
- a CDS encoding exonuclease SbcCD subunit D, translating into MRLLHTSDWHLGRSFHREGMLEHQAAFVDHLLEVVASEEVDVVLVAGDVYDRALPPVDAVRLADESLARLAASRARVVLTSGNHDSAQRLGFSSRLIDAAGVHIRADVSAVGVPVLLEDEHGPVAVHGLPYLDPHTVADAWGLPVRSHESAMAEAMRRVRADLAARPAGTRSVVLAHAFVAAGGTAPEASDSERDISVGGVSLVPGSVFDGVDYVALGHLHGRRALTERLRYSGSPLAYSFSEAEHRKGSWLVDLDAAGGVDATWVDAPVPRPLARLRGSLEELLADPRHAVHEGSWVEATLTDASRPLQAMEQLRRRFPHALLLSFATPPPGLAVLGDGAARGTRRTDRELATEFLTTMRGTDPADAELALLHDAVDACCEDTDVDTLLRAGAETDPGSGVGR; encoded by the coding sequence ATGCGGCTGCTGCACACCTCCGACTGGCACCTGGGCCGGTCCTTCCACCGGGAGGGCATGCTCGAGCACCAGGCCGCGTTCGTCGACCACCTGCTTGAGGTCGTCGCCTCCGAGGAGGTCGACGTGGTGCTGGTCGCCGGCGACGTCTACGACCGGGCGCTGCCGCCGGTCGACGCCGTCCGGCTTGCCGACGAGTCGCTGGCCCGGCTGGCCGCGTCGCGGGCCCGGGTCGTGCTGACCAGCGGCAACCACGACTCCGCCCAGCGGCTCGGGTTCAGCTCCCGGCTGATCGACGCCGCCGGCGTCCACATCCGTGCCGACGTGTCCGCGGTCGGGGTCCCCGTCCTGCTGGAGGACGAGCACGGCCCCGTCGCCGTCCACGGTCTGCCCTACCTCGACCCGCACACGGTCGCCGACGCGTGGGGCCTGCCGGTGCGCAGCCACGAGAGCGCGATGGCCGAGGCGATGCGCCGGGTCCGCGCCGACCTGGCCGCCCGCCCGGCCGGCACCCGCTCGGTCGTCCTGGCGCACGCGTTCGTGGCCGCCGGCGGCACCGCGCCCGAGGCCAGCGACTCCGAGCGCGACATCAGCGTCGGCGGGGTCTCGCTGGTGCCCGGGTCGGTCTTCGACGGCGTCGACTACGTCGCTCTCGGCCACCTGCACGGCCGCCGGGCGCTGACCGAGCGGCTGCGCTACTCCGGCTCGCCGCTGGCCTACTCCTTCTCCGAGGCCGAGCACCGCAAGGGCTCCTGGCTGGTCGACCTCGACGCCGCCGGCGGCGTGGACGCGACCTGGGTCGACGCCCCGGTCCCGCGCCCGCTGGCCCGGCTGCGCGGGTCGCTGGAGGAGCTGCTCGCCGACCCCCGGCATGCCGTGCACGAGGGGTCGTGGGTGGAGGCGACGCTCACCGACGCCAGCCGCCCGCTGCAGGCGATGGAGCAGCTGCGCCGACGCTTCCCGCACGCGCTGCTGCTGTCCTTCGCGACCCCTCCCCCGGGCCTGGCCGTCCTCGGCGACGGCGCCGCGCGCGGCACCCGGCGTACGGACCGGGAGCTGGCGACCGAGTTCCTGACCACGATGCGCGGAACCGACCCCGCTGACGCCGAGCTGGCCCTGCTGCACGACGCCGTCGACGCGTGCTGCGAGGACACCGACGTCGACACGCTGCTGAGGGCCGGGGCGGAGACCGACCCTGGGTCGGGGGTGGGCCGGTGA